Genomic window (Fundidesulfovibrio magnetotacticus):
TGAGCAAATCCTTCGGGCTGGCCGGGCTGCGCGTGGGCTGGGCAGCCTGCCGCGACCGGGGGCTCCTGGCGGAGATGGCCCGCGTGAAGGACTACACCACCATCTGCGGCACGGCCCCCGGCGAGTTCCTGGCCTGCCTGGCCCTGCGCCGCCGCGAACAGGTGCTCGAACGCACGCGGGCCGTCACCCTGGGCAACCTGGAGCTGCTGCGGGGCTTCATGGAGCGCCGCAAGGACCTGCTGCACTGGGTGGAGCCCTCCGGCGGCCCCATCGCCTTCCCGCGCCTGGCCTCGGGCGCGGACGCACGCCCCTTCTGCGAGGCGGCCCTGGCCGCGACGGGGGTGCTCCTGCTGCCCGGGGCGCTCTACGGCGAGGCCTGGAAGGCCCACTTCCGCGTGGGCTTCGGGCGCGCCGGGTTCGCCGCCGGACTGGCGGCCCTTGAGCCCTGGCTGGCCTCCGGCCGGGCCTGCGCGAGTTGACGCTTTTCGTCGGAATAGGCTTGAATTTTTCCTGGATTTTGACAAAACTTTCCGGTCCCGTGACGCTCACGCGACCGTGCGCGGCCAGCCTGGAAAAGGTCCGCGACGCAGCCAACGTTTCAACCACGGAGAAAGCAATGCGCAAAATCGTCGTACTGGCCGCCCTGATCGCCCTGTTCTCCGCCCAGTCCGTCTGGGCCAAGACCATCGTGTTCGCCACCGACGCCACCTGGCCCCCCATGGAGTTCGTGGGACCCGACAAACAGATCACCGGCTTCGCCATCGACTACATGAAAGCCGCGGGCAAGGAAGCCGGGTTCACCGCCGACTTCAAGGCCGTGGCCTGGGACGGCATCTTCGCTGGCCTGGCCGCCGGCAAGTACGACGCCATCTGCTCCTCCGTGTCCATCACCGAAGAGCGCAAGGGCACCATGGACTTCAGCACCCCCTACTTCAAGGTGCGCCAGGCCCTGGTGGTCCCCGCCGACTCCAAGGCCAAGACCCTGGCCGACATGAAGGGCAAGACCCTGGGCGCCCAGATCTCCACCACCGGCCACTTCGCCGTGAAGAAGGCCGAAGGCGTGAAGGACAAGTCCTACGACGAAGTGGGCTTGGCCA
Coding sequences:
- a CDS encoding basic amino acid ABC transporter substrate-binding protein; the protein is MRKIVVLAALIALFSAQSVWAKTIVFATDATWPPMEFVGPDKQITGFAIDYMKAAGKEAGFTADFKAVAWDGIFAGLAAGKYDAICSSVSITEERKGTMDFSTPYFKVRQALVVPADSKAKTLADMKGKTLGAQISTTGHFAVKKAEGVKDKSYDEVGLAIEDLFNGRIDGVVCDDPVAAQYALQNDKYKGKLKIAAIIESGEDEFYGIALKKGDKENLALINKGIEAVKAKGIEKELIKKWIGQ